The following coding sequences lie in one Flagellimonas eckloniae genomic window:
- a CDS encoding prephenate dehydratase codes for MSLKVAIQGIKGSNHHQVAKDFYGDDIDLLECLSFDAIIDHLSNGKADKGIMAIENSIAGSIIPNYNLVYHNNMHIIGEHYLSIHHNLMVLKGNSLENIKEVHSHPMALLQCKEFFKKHPGIKLVEDVDTAETAKRIQDKKLQHIAAIAPKMAAELYDLEIIAPEIQTIKNNATRFIILKKQNKVLPEEEINKASLRFITDHKRGSLATVLNVMSDCNLSLTKIQSLPVIETPWKYAFFVDVTFDMYGHFKKAKSLLEIMAEDFRVLGEYKNALR; via the coding sequence ATGAGTTTAAAAGTAGCCATACAAGGAATTAAGGGATCTAACCATCACCAAGTAGCAAAGGATTTTTACGGTGATGATATAGACTTGCTCGAGTGCCTCTCTTTTGATGCTATCATAGATCATTTATCAAATGGTAAGGCAGATAAAGGAATCATGGCCATTGAGAATTCTATTGCAGGATCTATAATTCCCAACTACAATCTTGTATATCACAATAATATGCACATTATTGGGGAGCACTACCTTAGTATCCACCATAATTTAATGGTGTTAAAAGGAAACTCACTTGAGAATATTAAAGAGGTACACTCCCATCCCATGGCATTGTTGCAATGTAAAGAGTTCTTTAAGAAGCACCCCGGCATTAAACTGGTGGAAGATGTGGATACCGCTGAAACGGCTAAGCGTATCCAGGACAAAAAATTGCAACATATAGCTGCCATTGCACCAAAAATGGCAGCTGAATTATATGACTTAGAGATTATTGCGCCTGAAATTCAGACTATAAAGAATAATGCAACACGTTTTATTATTCTAAAAAAACAGAACAAGGTGTTGCCGGAAGAAGAAATCAATAAAGCTTCCTTGCGATTTATTACGGATCATAAACGCGGAAGTTTGGCAACAGTATTGAATGTTATGAGCGATTGTAATTTGAGTTTGACAAAGATTCAGTCACTTCCCGTAATTGAAACACCATGGAAGTATGCCTTTTTTGTGGATGTAACTTTTGATATGTATGGGCATTTTAAAAAAGCAAAGTCACTTTTGGAAATCATGGCAGAAGATTTTAGGGTTTTAGGGGAATATAAAAATGCACTTAGGTAA
- the gldA gene encoding gliding motility-associated ABC transporter ATP-binding subunit GldA gives MSITVTNITKSFGNQKALNNVSFSIEKGEIVGFLGPNGAGKSTMMRVLTTYYKADDGNATVNGFDVEKTKRLVQQSIGYLPEHNPLYLEMYVKEYLAFNADVYKVSNKRIVEVIEQTGLTPEAHKKIGQLSKGYRQRVGLAAALLHDPEVLILDEPTTGLDPNQLVEIRKLIRRIGKEKTILLSTHIMKEVEAVCDRVIIINKGELVADKKLEDLREVEQQIIEVEFDYRVEEVLLKKLPNVSQVKNTRGFVYEITFSTSKDMRPAVFDFAHDNQLKTLQLSKKNKNLESLFTELTS, from the coding sequence ATGTCCATTACCGTTACCAACATCACCAAAAGTTTTGGAAACCAGAAGGCACTGAACAATGTCTCCTTTTCTATTGAAAAAGGGGAAATTGTTGGCTTTTTAGGTCCAAATGGAGCAGGAAAGTCTACAATGATGCGTGTTTTGACAACATATTACAAAGCGGATGACGGAAATGCAACCGTAAACGGATTTGATGTGGAAAAAACCAAACGCCTGGTTCAACAAAGTATTGGCTATTTACCTGAACATAATCCACTGTACTTGGAAATGTACGTAAAGGAATATTTGGCATTTAATGCAGATGTTTATAAAGTCTCAAACAAACGAATTGTTGAAGTAATAGAACAAACAGGGCTTACACCTGAAGCTCACAAAAAAATTGGACAGCTTTCCAAAGGGTACCGCCAAAGGGTTGGTTTGGCTGCTGCCTTGTTGCATGATCCCGAGGTTTTGATTCTTGATGAGCCTACAACGGGACTTGACCCAAATCAATTAGTGGAGATTAGAAAACTTATAAGGAGAATTGGTAAAGAGAAGACGATACTACTTTCTACACACATTATGAAGGAAGTTGAAGCTGTCTGTGATCGGGTAATCATAATCAATAAAGGAGAATTGGTTGCGGACAAAAAATTGGAAGACCTTCGTGAGGTTGAACAACAAATTATAGAAGTAGAATTTGATTATAGGGTTGAAGAGGTGTTATTGAAGAAACTACCTAATGTATCCCAAGTAAAAAACACGAGAGGATTTGTTTATGAAATTACCTTTAGCACATCAAAAGATATGAGACCTGCTGTTTTTGATTTTGCACATGACAATCAACTCAAAACATTGCAATTGAGTAAAAAGAATAAAAATCTTGAGAGTTTGTTTACAGAGTTGACAAGCTAG
- a CDS encoding outer membrane beta-barrel family protein, which produces MKCLYSVLFCFLISSVWGQNNYSLSGFVADENGYAIAIGDVLLYDANQENLIKYTQLIDGDFHLDDLEKNNYHLRISALGYQSFEKAIPLNETGKLKITLKESVTKLEEVEIVAAKNPITNNNGNLKIDITNPVFSAIPDPLDALSMLPNVQIAANRESISIIGRGNPLIYLGGQRIDFEEFRALSVDAIDSIELISNPSAKYEAEGRAVLLITRKKNVKEGMRMSVGETASFRQNFNNYLVSNGSYSNGKWTVQGNFAYNDLGQWESHTFAFRIPEEDIFSDYLVLVPHNKREELNGGLGLFYPLKNDDYISINSTYKLQTNNAPIETETFIQSEGVEDNVLTDTENDNRKEYFSGNFNYNKSIAKDLNLFSGFQYSSFKQTLESEISNNLNEDGFGLDETRDQFYKINSLAFRLDLEYTILNDLKWEFGTNWNQASADAFTEIQETLIPEKSIIDFDYKERLYSGYSTFSGNFKKHINYNFGLRVEYNQVKGEVENEASPLAERENTNFFPKVGLNIELDSTKTLSLNYAKSISRPKFSRTSSVRTFINPFLEAENNVNLLPTLTNELTANYQWKNKSINASFYRKTNPVNYIIRFDEVANRAIFSPVNLDKESGFNIGLTLPFSYKKWTSTNTVSLNYNKIEDDTADVGTTNPYLYAYSNQQFKIGKDTTVAFGGWLLTRRQEGIFKRNNMLVLNATITKTLFEKLQCAIRLNDITQAMNFEESYAINGVEAEGVYFVDAQEVAFSVKYNFGNTKKSKFKNKDVDENLNRIN; this is translated from the coding sequence TTGAAATGTTTGTATTCTGTATTGTTTTGTTTTTTAATTTCATCGGTTTGGGGTCAAAACAACTATTCTTTATCTGGTTTCGTTGCTGATGAAAATGGTTATGCTATAGCTATAGGGGATGTTTTGTTATATGATGCCAATCAGGAGAACTTGATAAAATATACCCAATTGATTGATGGGGATTTCCATTTGGATGACCTCGAAAAAAACAATTATCATTTAAGGATTTCGGCTCTGGGGTATCAGAGTTTTGAAAAGGCAATTCCTCTTAATGAAACTGGCAAATTGAAAATCACTTTGAAGGAAAGTGTTACTAAACTTGAAGAAGTTGAAATTGTTGCAGCCAAAAACCCTATTACAAACAATAATGGGAATTTAAAAATAGATATTACGAACCCGGTGTTTTCTGCAATCCCAGACCCTTTGGATGCTTTATCCATGCTACCCAATGTCCAAATAGCTGCAAATAGAGAATCCATTTCAATCATTGGTAGGGGAAATCCCTTGATTTACTTGGGAGGTCAGCGAATCGATTTTGAGGAATTTAGGGCACTTTCTGTTGATGCAATTGATAGCATCGAATTAATTTCAAATCCATCCGCAAAATATGAAGCTGAGGGTAGAGCCGTTTTGTTGATTACAAGAAAGAAAAATGTAAAAGAAGGCATGAGAATGAGTGTTGGCGAGACAGCTTCCTTCAGACAAAATTTCAATAATTATTTGGTTTCAAATGGAAGTTACTCCAATGGAAAATGGACAGTTCAAGGAAATTTTGCTTACAATGATTTAGGACAATGGGAAAGTCATACGTTTGCATTTAGAATTCCTGAGGAAGATATTTTTTCAGATTATTTGGTATTGGTACCACATAATAAGCGTGAAGAATTAAATGGGGGACTGGGTTTGTTTTATCCTTTAAAAAATGACGATTATATTTCAATTAATTCAACCTACAAATTACAGACCAACAATGCTCCCATAGAAACGGAAACTTTTATACAAAGTGAAGGTGTGGAAGACAACGTTTTAACCGATACAGAAAATGATAATAGGAAAGAATATTTTAGTGGTAATTTTAACTATAATAAAAGTATAGCCAAGGACCTAAATCTTTTTTCGGGATTCCAATATTCTTCATTTAAACAAACTTTAGAATCAGAAATTTCAAATAATCTAAATGAGGATGGATTTGGTTTGGATGAAACCAGAGATCAATTCTATAAAATAAATTCCTTGGCATTTAGATTGGATTTGGAGTACACTATTTTGAATGATTTAAAATGGGAATTTGGTACAAATTGGAATCAGGCAAGTGCAGATGCTTTTACGGAAATACAGGAAACATTGATTCCTGAAAAAAGTATAATAGATTTTGACTACAAAGAGCGACTTTATTCAGGATATTCCACTTTTTCAGGAAATTTTAAAAAACATATAAATTATAACTTTGGGTTAAGAGTTGAGTATAACCAAGTAAAGGGAGAAGTTGAAAATGAGGCTTCCCCACTTGCTGAGCGAGAAAACACCAATTTTTTTCCTAAAGTTGGACTAAACATTGAACTTGATAGTACTAAAACACTTTCCTTGAATTATGCCAAAAGTATTTCCCGTCCAAAATTTAGCAGGACAAGCTCGGTAAGAACATTTATAAATCCTTTTTTGGAAGCTGAAAACAACGTGAATCTTTTACCAACGTTGACCAATGAACTCACGGCCAATTATCAATGGAAGAATAAATCTATCAACGCCTCTTTTTATAGAAAGACAAACCCAGTAAATTATATAATACGTTTTGATGAGGTTGCAAATAGAGCGATTTTTTCACCAGTTAATTTGGACAAAGAATCTGGTTTCAATATTGGATTGACTCTTCCATTTTCCTATAAAAAATGGACTTCAACCAATACAGTAAGTCTTAACTATAACAAAATAGAAGATGATACGGCAGATGTTGGTACTACAAACCCATATCTATACGCCTATTCAAATCAGCAGTTTAAAATTGGCAAGGACACCACAGTTGCTTTTGGAGGTTGGCTTTTAACAAGAAGACAGGAAGGTATTTTTAAACGCAACAACATGCTTGTTTTAAATGCGACTATTACAAAAACCTTGTTTGAAAAACTACAGTGTGCAATTCGATTGAATGATATTACTCAGGCAATGAATTTCGAAGAGAGCTATGCCATTAATGGGGTGGAAGCCGAAGGAGTCTATTTTGTAGATGCCCAAGAGGTTGCTTTTTCCGTGAAATATAATTTTGGGAACACCAAGAAATCCAAATTCAAAAACAAGGATGTTGATGAGAACCTGAATCGGATAAACTAG
- a CDS encoding helix-turn-helix transcriptional regulator, which yields MKIIYAFIFVITLVGASPKSDYYDEPAQSTHERFDDLSLKEWKKFKHFESQLENSNTSRAQQFRELKSYTRDSLQILTVKLVAIKLLYEKNLLERDIQENTEYYKDLLVELKASTIARADYLFLEDKVNGIITESLEQKVQDLKWFLYAGVFLIVGLSFALLQSRKPKEQHYQGLSRQETTIRNLILQGKSNKEIANELFISLSTVKSHITNIYSKLNVTNRQELLQKSTGTST from the coding sequence TTGAAAATCATATATGCTTTTATTTTTGTAATAACGTTGGTTGGGGCATCTCCCAAGTCGGACTATTATGATGAACCAGCACAGTCAACCCATGAGCGTTTTGATGACCTGAGTTTAAAGGAATGGAAAAAATTCAAGCATTTTGAAAGTCAGTTGGAAAATTCAAATACTTCGCGGGCACAGCAGTTTAGAGAACTAAAGAGTTATACTCGCGATTCACTCCAAATATTGACCGTAAAATTGGTAGCTATAAAACTTTTGTACGAAAAAAACCTTTTGGAGCGCGATATCCAGGAAAATACAGAATACTATAAGGATTTACTGGTTGAATTAAAGGCAAGCACCATAGCACGTGCGGATTATCTTTTTTTAGAGGATAAGGTGAACGGCATAATTACAGAAAGTCTTGAGCAAAAAGTACAAGACCTTAAATGGTTCTTGTATGCAGGTGTTTTTTTAATTGTGGGTTTAAGCTTCGCCCTTTTACAATCACGAAAACCAAAAGAGCAACATTATCAAGGGTTGAGTAGACAAGAAACCACCATACGAAATCTTATACTTCAGGGAAAGAGCAATAAGGAAATTGCAAATGAGCTTTTTATTAGCCTCAGCACGGTTAAAAGCCATATTACCAATATCTACAGTAAATTAAATGTTACCAATAGGCAAGAATTGTTACAAAAGAGTACGGGTACTAGTACCTAA
- a CDS encoding serine hydrolase domain-containing protein encodes MNSLLSYLKSLFDTNLVIPLDNLQGFKKYDALLHNLAAESKVPGMSVTILKQGQTVLEKGYGYADLERKTRVDSKSTVFRIASISKCITGIALGKMVEEEIVNLDASFYEYVPYYPKKKYDFTLRQLAGHTAGIRGYRGKEYALNKPYSIKDSIEIFKDDPLVFEPGKGYLYNSFDFVLLSLAMQEASGIPFESYVKEKVFDPLEMSNTFHSGQVERSRKTAEFYTKAALGFKKATQVNNFYKLAGGGYLSTSGDIAKFGQAILEQKLLKSDTYKSLLTSQTVNEKSTYYGLGFQVSTDNFGRSFVGHVGNSIGAYSNFFLYPNENLVVSILINCTDPKIQKDLDELPLTF; translated from the coding sequence TGCACTGCTTCATAACCTAGCAGCCGAGAGCAAAGTTCCGGGAATGTCAGTGACTATTTTAAAGCAAGGACAAACTGTACTTGAAAAAGGATACGGATACGCAGACTTGGAGAGAAAAACCAGGGTAGATTCCAAAAGCACAGTATTTCGCATTGCCAGTATATCCAAATGCATTACGGGGATTGCGTTGGGAAAAATGGTTGAAGAGGAAATTGTTAATCTGGATGCTTCATTTTATGAATACGTTCCTTACTATCCAAAAAAGAAATATGACTTCACGTTACGACAATTGGCTGGTCATACAGCAGGTATTAGAGGATATCGTGGTAAGGAATATGCTTTAAATAAGCCCTATTCAATTAAAGATAGTATTGAAATTTTTAAAGATGACCCATTAGTTTTTGAACCCGGTAAAGGTTATTTATACAATAGTTTTGATTTTGTATTGCTTTCTCTAGCAATGCAAGAAGCTAGTGGAATCCCTTTTGAAAGCTATGTAAAAGAAAAAGTTTTTGACCCTTTAGAGATGTCAAATACTTTTCATTCCGGTCAGGTCGAGCGCAGTCGGAAAACAGCTGAATTTTACACAAAAGCTGCACTTGGGTTTAAAAAAGCAACCCAAGTCAATAATTTTTATAAGTTGGCAGGGGGTGGATACTTATCCACAAGTGGTGATATTGCCAAATTTGGGCAAGCAATTTTGGAACAAAAACTACTAAAATCAGATACATATAAAAGTCTTTTGACATCGCAAACTGTAAATGAAAAATCGACTTATTACGGATTGGGTTTTCAGGTCAGTACGGATAATTTTGGACGAAGTTTTGTTGGACATGTTGGAAATAGTATTGGAGCCTATTCCAATTTCTTTTTGTATCCAAATGAAAATCTAGTGGTTTCCATATTGATAAATTGTACAGACCCAAAAATTCAGAAAGACCTTGATGAATTGCCCCTTACTTTTTAA